A region from the Leptospira ellinghausenii genome encodes:
- a CDS encoding diaminopimelate decarboxylase — protein MTSIEKLKFLKEDQVRALAKEFGTPLFVYSEKEIEQKCDDTLAFPNAFGLQVRYAMKANPNSNILQIMKKKGILIDASSEHEVVRALHFGFSPESIMLTSQEFPKAFAELIGKGVKFNACSLRQLELFGQTFPGKSVSIRFNPGLGSGHTKKTDVGGVTSSFGIWHEKLDEVKAIVNKYNLVVEKVHTHIGSGSDPEVWKAVAKYTLEYAESFPTVTVVSLGGGYKVGRMEDEKTTDLQKIGAPVKIQFEEFAEKHGRKLILEIEPGTYLIALCGALLTTVDDKVDTGKNGFQFLKLDTGMDSNTRPSLYGARHPLITVKKDTGTPQSNKEYVVVGHCCESGDVFTQKEGGEPITRLMGEAEIGDYVVMEAIGAYCSSMSTKNYNSFPETQEVLIRKDGTPKLIRKKEPVMEIFRNEILVVE, from the coding sequence ATGACATCAATCGAAAAACTAAAGTTTTTGAAAGAAGACCAAGTGCGAGCTTTGGCAAAAGAATTTGGTACCCCTCTCTTTGTCTATTCTGAGAAAGAAATTGAACAAAAATGCGATGACACATTGGCATTTCCGAATGCATTCGGATTACAAGTCCGATATGCCATGAAGGCAAATCCAAATTCCAATATCTTACAAATCATGAAAAAAAAAGGCATCCTCATCGATGCTTCCTCAGAACACGAAGTGGTGCGTGCTCTCCACTTTGGATTTTCTCCTGAGTCCATCATGCTCACTTCCCAAGAATTTCCAAAAGCATTTGCCGAACTCATTGGAAAGGGTGTGAAGTTCAATGCCTGTTCTCTCCGCCAATTGGAACTTTTTGGCCAAACCTTCCCAGGAAAATCGGTATCCATTCGTTTTAATCCAGGCCTTGGTTCTGGTCATACCAAAAAAACTGATGTGGGTGGAGTTACTTCTTCCTTCGGAATTTGGCATGAAAAACTGGATGAAGTCAAAGCAATCGTAAACAAATACAACCTCGTTGTTGAAAAAGTCCACACACATATTGGATCGGGAAGTGATCCTGAAGTTTGGAAGGCTGTTGCCAAGTATACACTCGAATATGCAGAAAGTTTCCCAACTGTCACTGTAGTGAGTCTTGGTGGTGGATACAAAGTTGGACGGATGGAAGATGAAAAAACAACCGACTTACAAAAGATAGGTGCTCCTGTTAAAATCCAATTTGAAGAATTTGCCGAAAAACATGGAAGGAAACTCATTTTAGAAATTGAACCAGGCACTTACCTCATTGCCCTCTGTGGGGCCCTTCTTACCACAGTAGATGACAAAGTTGACACAGGAAAAAATGGATTCCAGTTTTTAAAATTGGATACGGGGATGGATTCAAATACTAGGCCATCACTCTATGGTGCACGCCATCCCCTCATTACTGTTAAAAAAGATACTGGAACACCTCAGTCTAACAAAGAGTATGTTGTCGTTGGCCATTGTTGTGAATCAGGAGATGTATTCACTCAAAAAGAAGGAGGGGAACCGATCACAAGGCTTATGGGTGAGGCTGAAATTGGTGATTACGTAGTGATGGAAGCAATTGGAGCATATTGTTCCAGTATGTCCACGAAGAACTACAATAGTTTTCCTGAGACACAAGAAGTTTTGATCCGAAAAGATGGAACTCCAAAACTCATCCGTAAAAAAGAACCTGTGATGGAAATCTTCCGAAACGAAATTTTAGTGGTGGAATGA
- a CDS encoding zinc dependent phospholipase C family protein, with product MAGKITHIEALSQVKKHLEHGNATQRKIANLLSRPDVASYANLGAVAPDIFYFYHVLQPKRTKKAAYFGDLAHHHNVAELILSFLDQVYDTEMGLYRDRFLAFTLGYICHCVVDIQTHPYIFYISGDYYNNDKKISYQAQVNHMKVEFGLDTLLINHRWGMSAREYDFPQYIDIRHRTVGIKNKMDPVLWNFWLQSLKETFPKEFQTSYIGSEKKIIPGDILNESYLGFYRFTSTLDSRSAFMRGLVSVVDALTFHKYNASVLMLPTLEAINPKIMNDEKREWFYPADPNRKFNDSFIDLLNQASQASKEILTRAYEYSFSPESRSKILDSLGGYNLDTGLRYHGIDHMKEFSPLV from the coding sequence ATGGCAGGAAAGATCACACATATTGAAGCACTCTCCCAAGTGAAAAAACACTTGGAACATGGCAATGCCACTCAAAGGAAAATTGCCAATTTACTCTCTAGGCCTGATGTGGCATCGTACGCCAACTTAGGTGCAGTTGCCCCGGATATCTTTTATTTCTACCATGTCTTACAACCCAAACGTACAAAAAAAGCTGCGTACTTTGGAGACCTGGCCCACCACCACAATGTGGCAGAACTGATCTTAAGTTTCCTCGACCAGGTTTACGACACCGAAATGGGTTTGTACCGGGACAGATTCCTTGCCTTTACACTTGGTTATATCTGCCATTGTGTTGTAGATATCCAAACCCATCCATATATCTTTTATATCTCAGGCGATTACTATAATAACGATAAGAAGATTTCCTACCAAGCCCAAGTGAACCATATGAAAGTGGAATTTGGTTTGGATACTTTACTCATCAACCACCGTTGGGGAATGAGTGCAAGGGAATATGATTTTCCACAATACATTGATATCCGCCACCGAACTGTTGGGATCAAAAACAAAATGGACCCAGTCCTTTGGAACTTTTGGTTGCAGTCCTTAAAAGAAACGTTTCCAAAAGAATTCCAAACTTCTTACATTGGATCCGAAAAAAAAATCATCCCAGGGGACATCTTAAATGAATCCTATCTTGGGTTTTACCGTTTCACTTCCACACTTGATTCTCGTAGTGCTTTTATGCGAGGACTTGTAAGTGTAGTGGATGCACTTACTTTTCATAAATACAATGCCTCCGTTCTGATGTTACCAACACTTGAGGCGATCAATCCTAAGATCATGAACGACGAAAAAAGAGAATGGTTTTACCCTGCCGATCCCAATCGTAAGTTCAATGATTCCTTCATTGATTTACTGAACCAAGCAAGCCAAGCAAGTAAGGAAATTTTAACCAGAGCCTATGAATATAGTTTTTCACCTGAGAGCCGTTCTAAGATTCTGGATTCACTTGGTGGTTATAATTTAGATACTGGCCTTCGATACCACGGAATTGATCACATGAAGGAATTTTCCCCGCTGGTATAG
- a CDS encoding alpha/beta hydrolase, giving the protein MSTFILVLWAFSLTFIISCAPKIGEQINKRLVDPFDETKNINVHFVTTRREMGAKDRCDGNSFGFITDINPHFGICIVNVPAKHIIGDIAMDNEQDKNSFFQFNGRVNTDDKEFLSKIKSSASEEVLVFVHGFNVNFDEAVLRAGQIKYDLKFPGEVVVYSWPAGADAGLLGQVMVKSTYDLNFTEAKINREPFTNFLKSISSIGKKIHLVVHSMGHQVVLPSLASLSKSGKQQFLSELILNAPDFDKNEFDRILSDLSKTAERITLYCSPGDNALVASQKVNGAPRAGMCFKYSGVDVINVNEVDDPVLGVGGLGHGYYSSRPILTDIYQVLLGVSVEKRLFIRKSGPKNGENFVLRK; this is encoded by the coding sequence ATGTCCACTTTCATTTTGGTTTTATGGGCTTTTAGTTTAACTTTCATCATTTCCTGTGCACCAAAAATTGGAGAACAAATCAACAAACGGTTGGTTGATCCCTTTGATGAAACAAAAAATATCAACGTCCATTTTGTTACAACAAGAAGGGAAATGGGAGCCAAAGATCGTTGTGATGGGAATAGTTTTGGTTTCATTACCGATATTAATCCTCATTTTGGGATTTGTATCGTAAACGTCCCCGCAAAACATATCATTGGCGATATTGCCATGGATAATGAGCAAGATAAAAACAGTTTTTTCCAATTCAATGGCCGAGTGAATACCGATGACAAAGAATTTTTATCAAAAATCAAATCTTCTGCAAGTGAAGAAGTATTGGTATTTGTGCATGGATTTAATGTCAATTTTGATGAAGCAGTGTTACGAGCTGGCCAAATTAAATATGACCTCAAGTTCCCTGGGGAAGTCGTTGTGTATTCATGGCCTGCTGGCGCTGACGCTGGTTTACTGGGACAGGTGATGGTAAAATCAACCTATGATTTGAACTTTACAGAAGCAAAAATCAATCGTGAACCATTTACCAATTTTCTAAAATCCATTTCCTCGATAGGGAAAAAAATCCATTTAGTGGTTCATAGTATGGGTCACCAAGTGGTATTACCTTCCCTTGCCTCCCTCTCCAAATCAGGAAAACAACAATTTCTATCTGAACTCATCCTCAATGCCCCTGACTTTGACAAAAACGAATTTGATCGCATCTTATCAGATTTGAGTAAAACAGCCGAAAGGATCACATTGTATTGTTCACCAGGAGACAATGCCTTGGTAGCCTCACAAAAAGTGAATGGTGCTCCAAGGGCTGGAATGTGTTTTAAATATTCTGGGGTTGATGTTATCAATGTGAACGAAGTTGATGACCCAGTGCTTGGAGTCGGTGGACTTGGCCATGGATATTATTCATCAAGGCCAATTCTCACAGACATCTACCAAGTGTTACTTGGTGTCTCTGTTGAAAAACGACTCTTTATCCGTAAATCAGGACCCAAAAATGGGGAGAACTTTGTTTTACGAAAGTAA
- a CDS encoding IspD/TarI family cytidylyltransferase: MNNLYAILLAGGTGSRMGSDVPKQFLKLRGESLLRHSVKRFRRFGLLKSITVVSHPNWVLETEKELEDLLEPNDNIVEGGETRHLSTLNGIQSISYDEKDIFFIHDVARPNFKQNELYQLVEQTKIFGGASLVCPVTESLVRVKLHQNYSQEPLKREEVYAVKTPQAVAGFMLKELFMDSLPNNSKHHPTDLCTWMGERRVGIVDTDFHNTKVTSPGDLVLADSLYIND, encoded by the coding sequence ATGAACAACCTATATGCGATCCTGCTTGCCGGTGGAACGGGGAGCAGGATGGGATCTGATGTTCCTAAACAATTTTTAAAACTAAGGGGAGAATCACTCCTTAGGCATTCGGTCAAACGATTCAGGCGGTTTGGACTCTTAAAATCCATCACGGTTGTGTCCCATCCCAATTGGGTTTTGGAGACAGAAAAAGAATTAGAAGATTTACTAGAACCTAACGACAACATTGTGGAAGGAGGAGAAACTAGGCACCTTTCCACTTTAAATGGAATTCAATCGATTTCTTATGATGAGAAAGATATATTCTTTATCCATGATGTTGCTCGTCCCAATTTCAAACAAAACGAACTTTACCAATTAGTGGAACAAACAAAAATCTTTGGCGGGGCATCCTTAGTTTGTCCTGTAACAGAAAGTTTAGTCCGGGTGAAACTCCACCAAAACTATTCACAGGAACCATTAAAACGGGAAGAAGTGTATGCTGTGAAAACCCCTCAGGCAGTGGCTGGATTTATGTTAAAAGAACTATTCATGGATTCGCTACCAAACAATTCCAAACACCACCCTACAGATTTATGCACTTGGATGGGAGAACGAAGGGTAGGGATTGTCGACACTGATTTTCACAATACCAAAGTGACAAGCCCAGGTGATTTGGTCCTTGCCGATTCCCTCTACATAAACGACTAA
- a CDS encoding bactofilin family protein produces the protein MAIGKDSINSVIGPGSIFEGKFYIAGSLRIDGKFEGDIKTEDALVIGETGKVKTNISAREVIVSGTLIGNIKAENEVKLEGTGRMLGDITAPYLELQKGVVAKGNITITGGQKKDVRKIVEESFGGIKSLDSKD, from the coding sequence ATGGCAATAGGTAAGGATTCCATCAACAGCGTTATCGGACCAGGGTCGATATTTGAAGGTAAATTTTATATCGCAGGTTCACTTAGAATCGATGGAAAATTCGAAGGTGATATCAAAACAGAAGACGCTCTCGTCATTGGAGAGACTGGAAAGGTCAAAACCAATATCAGTGCAAGAGAAGTCATTGTCTCCGGAACCCTCATTGGCAATATCAAAGCCGAAAACGAAGTGAAATTAGAAGGGACAGGACGTATGTTAGGTGACATCACTGCTCCATACTTAGAACTTCAAAAAGGTGTCGTTGCAAAAGGAAACATCACGATCACTGGCGGACAGAAAAAAGACGTTCGTAAGATTGTGGAAGAATCTTTTGGCGGAATCAAATCTTTAGATTCAAAGGACTAA
- a CDS encoding penicillin-binding protein 1A: MKQEPVGLFEKYFIIWFRIVTERIWTGDKKVKNTFLAILGFGVLNVFLLTGSIKDFFRLDEAAVYDIPSTLYGLNDKGEYEPIAEYYKFSRIPVKLEELKPESTDYSADNRHKVIQCFLSTEDNSFYSHNGIDLKGIARAFVVNLMAGRVKEGASTITQQVARLKFLSIERSIARKAREAWLAILLELVYPKDKILEVYLNEIPLGHGTIGVGAASRFYFRKEVQDVTWGEAAILASLTTRPTQFSPIVNPVSSMNKVRVVFRKLVENGRMTVADAEKEFASLEEYYTNLNRSPNDSAFSDRLNRFPYVTEYIRKNLIRSIGSGRLYNGGLKIYSTIQIRHQEEAEKALLPALQRQTIESNQRAFRNIDAFDDLYGSGYSLIADLYDLPEFKFKISKIERTFSSAYQEDIRDEFYALNLLIGDDFLGDTLDKNFTSQSTKDHLLPVEGSLIAIRPETGYITALVGGSGFRSDNQQIRPFQAFRQPGSAFKPILYAAAMDYSGKNPDPEKNVTPATLFADSPLQYLMEDGDEWAPENYSSEYSGFILLRKALEQSKNSVAVRVLEQVGLSNLMDSLRGLLQLQGRDIPYNFSVSLGSFELTPYELTRAYAALASGGKTVNPISVLYVEDNAGKVIKDFRKDYEDVERKQIISKEAAFLITSMMKDVVEEGTGRGVLSYGLGRKAYGKTGTTNNFRDAWFVGYTPELVTSVWFGYDVGTISLGRGMTGGKLSAPVWGRFMARALEKEPAKEFPWLTDVKITKRTVCRMSGKLPGGQCHDLLEEYFIPQTVPKDVCNDHGSAWNVVESKPQPQSTQIAVEKKKQDTKVEKKPTQGKPPKRKNSVFSGDEEIDY; this comes from the coding sequence ATGAAACAAGAACCCGTTGGGCTCTTTGAAAAGTATTTTATCATTTGGTTTCGAATCGTAACGGAAAGGATTTGGACTGGAGACAAAAAAGTTAAGAACACCTTCCTTGCCATTTTGGGTTTTGGGGTTCTAAATGTTTTTTTACTAACAGGTTCCATTAAAGATTTTTTTCGTCTCGATGAGGCTGCTGTATACGATATCCCTTCCACCTTATACGGGCTAAACGATAAAGGGGAATACGAACCTATTGCCGAGTATTATAAATTCTCTCGTATCCCTGTTAAATTAGAAGAACTAAAACCAGAGTCCACTGATTATTCCGCGGATAACCGTCACAAAGTGATCCAATGTTTTTTATCCACTGAAGACAATTCGTTTTATTCCCACAATGGGATTGATCTTAAAGGGATTGCCAGGGCTTTTGTGGTAAACCTTATGGCGGGTCGAGTGAAAGAAGGTGCATCCACCATCACCCAACAAGTCGCAAGGCTTAAGTTTTTATCCATCGAACGTTCCATTGCAAGAAAAGCACGTGAAGCCTGGCTTGCCATTTTACTCGAACTCGTTTACCCAAAAGACAAAATTCTAGAAGTGTATTTAAACGAAATTCCACTCGGGCACGGAACCATTGGTGTAGGTGCAGCTTCCAGGTTTTACTTTCGTAAAGAAGTACAAGATGTCACTTGGGGAGAAGCTGCCATCCTTGCAAGCCTTACCACAAGACCCACTCAGTTTAGCCCCATTGTCAACCCAGTCTCTAGTATGAACAAAGTGCGCGTTGTCTTTCGAAAACTTGTTGAGAACGGAAGGATGACTGTTGCGGATGCCGAAAAAGAATTTGCGAGCTTAGAAGAATATTATACAAACCTAAATCGTTCTCCCAATGATTCTGCGTTTTCTGACAGACTCAATCGTTTTCCCTATGTCACAGAATACATCCGCAAAAACCTAATTCGTTCGATTGGTTCCGGTCGGTTGTACAATGGTGGACTCAAAATATATTCCACGATCCAAATCCGCCACCAAGAAGAAGCAGAAAAAGCCCTTCTCCCTGCACTACAAAGGCAAACGATTGAATCCAACCAACGTGCTTTCCGTAACATTGATGCCTTTGATGATTTGTATGGAAGTGGCTATTCTTTAATTGCTGATTTGTATGACTTACCCGAATTCAAATTTAAAATTTCTAAAATAGAACGTACCTTTTCCTCTGCTTACCAAGAGGATATTCGTGATGAATTTTACGCCCTCAATCTACTGATAGGTGACGACTTTCTCGGGGATACCCTCGATAAAAATTTCACATCGCAAAGTACAAAGGACCATTTACTCCCAGTAGAAGGATCACTCATTGCCATTCGGCCAGAAACTGGTTACATCACAGCCCTTGTCGGCGGATCAGGTTTTCGTTCTGATAACCAACAAATCCGTCCTTTCCAAGCTTTCCGCCAACCAGGTTCCGCTTTTAAACCAATCTTGTATGCGGCAGCGATGGACTATTCGGGAAAAAACCCAGACCCTGAAAAAAATGTAACACCTGCTACACTCTTTGCAGATTCCCCTTTACAATACTTAATGGAAGATGGAGATGAGTGGGCTCCTGAAAATTACAGCAGTGAATATTCTGGGTTTATTTTGTTACGAAAGGCATTAGAACAATCAAAAAACTCAGTTGCTGTGAGGGTATTAGAACAAGTGGGACTTTCCAATTTGATGGATAGCCTCCGTGGTTTATTACAATTACAAGGAAGGGACATCCCTTATAACTTTAGTGTTTCCCTTGGATCCTTTGAACTCACTCCCTATGAACTCACTCGTGCTTATGCGGCCCTTGCTTCTGGTGGCAAAACAGTCAATCCCATCTCCGTTTTATATGTAGAAGACAATGCAGGCAAAGTCATCAAAGACTTTCGCAAAGACTATGAAGATGTGGAACGAAAACAAATCATTTCCAAAGAGGCTGCCTTTCTCATCACTTCCATGATGAAAGATGTTGTGGAAGAAGGAACAGGACGTGGTGTTCTCTCGTATGGGCTTGGCCGAAAAGCCTACGGGAAAACGGGGACCACAAACAATTTTAGGGATGCTTGGTTTGTGGGTTATACCCCAGAACTTGTCACCTCGGTATGGTTTGGTTATGATGTGGGCACCATTTCACTTGGTCGTGGGATGACTGGTGGAAAACTATCGGCTCCTGTATGGGGAAGGTTTATGGCAAGAGCCCTGGAAAAAGAACCAGCCAAAGAATTCCCTTGGCTAACGGATGTCAAAATCACAAAACGAACTGTCTGCCGCATGTCTGGGAAACTCCCCGGTGGCCAATGCCATGACCTACTGGAAGAATACTTTATCCCCCAAACGGTTCCAAAAGACGTTTGTAACGACCATGGATCCGCGTGGAATGTTGTGGAATCCAAACCACAACCCCAATCCACCCAAATTGCCGTGGAGAAGAAAAAACAAGACACCAAAGTGGAGAAAAAACCCACACAAGGCAAACCTCCGAAACGAAAAAACTCAGTCTTTAGCGGAGATGAGGAAATTGATTACTAA
- a CDS encoding peptidoglycan DD-metalloendopeptidase family protein: MLLRSPEKSTIGKHVLRWGNINVIQVSPGKYFYNLQSQSSVLHGTIDLNRKRYRILPLLGFSFLFAFLLSIIVDKQTYEESLMEKEFLSMSTEVEENDTKDKEAKLADEKYLQETEDKKMAILRSAELDKLAENKNKKLKVTQYKVKKNESLSDIARRFKVSVESIAGSSGINPEVSLIAGQILNIPNKHGLMYKLKKGDTLAKVADYYKVKIDDIYAENQLEDYDLFKSGQKVFLPGAVIPDTGPVWRIPVSSKVITSGWGTRSYPQYKFHMALDLRANYESVYAARKGKVTYSGWMGGYGNAIILSHDDNYQTLYAHNSKLYVKEGDYVSAGKIISRSGCTGYCFGPHLHFEVIKDGKNINPTKLIKGFSYK, from the coding sequence ATGCTACTTCGTTCACCTGAAAAGTCTACGATCGGCAAGCATGTGTTACGTTGGGGAAACATAAACGTCATCCAAGTTTCCCCAGGTAAGTATTTTTATAACCTACAATCACAATCGAGTGTTCTTCATGGCACTATCGATCTCAACCGCAAACGGTATCGTATATTACCCCTACTCGGTTTTTCGTTTTTATTTGCGTTTTTGCTTTCCATCATTGTCGACAAACAAACTTACGAAGAAAGTTTGATGGAAAAAGAATTCCTGAGTATGTCCACTGAGGTAGAAGAAAATGATACAAAAGACAAGGAAGCAAAACTAGCAGACGAAAAATACTTACAAGAAACCGAAGATAAAAAAATGGCGATCCTTCGGTCAGCAGAACTCGACAAACTCGCAGAAAACAAAAATAAAAAACTAAAAGTCACTCAATACAAGGTCAAAAAGAATGAATCCTTATCTGATATCGCACGTCGGTTTAAGGTATCTGTTGAATCCATTGCAGGAAGTTCTGGTATCAATCCAGAAGTATCTCTCATCGCTGGACAAATTCTAAACATACCAAACAAACACGGCCTAATGTACAAACTGAAAAAAGGGGATACATTGGCAAAAGTAGCAGACTATTATAAAGTCAAAATTGATGACATTTATGCGGAAAACCAATTAGAAGATTATGATTTATTCAAATCTGGGCAAAAGGTATTTTTACCAGGTGCAGTGATCCCAGATACAGGTCCTGTTTGGAGGATTCCTGTTTCATCTAAAGTCATCACTTCTGGATGGGGAACTCGTTCTTATCCACAATACAAATTCCATATGGCCCTTGACTTACGTGCTAATTATGAATCGGTGTATGCAGCAAGAAAAGGAAAAGTCACCTACTCTGGTTGGATGGGTGGCTATGGAAATGCCATCATCTTATCTCATGACGACAACTACCAAACCTTATATGCTCATAATTCCAAACTTTATGTGAAAGAAGGGGATTATGTCAGTGCCGGAAAAATCATCTCTCGTTCTGGATGTACGGGGTATTGTTTTGGTCCTCATTTACATTTTGAAGTCATCAAAGACGGGAAAAACATCAATCCTACAAAACTCATCAAAGGATTTTCATACAAATGA